A part of Aegilops tauschii subsp. strangulata cultivar AL8/78 chromosome 2, Aet v6.0, whole genome shotgun sequence genomic DNA contains:
- the LOC109740807 gene encoding uncharacterized protein produces MGGNKKGNIEDLMKELALKGDDLYDVVFEESDAPAEEDLRWMILVRVHMDKGFSTYWFFRNMRTAWDLAREVKIKTLEENLFQMQFNCLGDSETVTQGGPWHFRGNPVIIAPYDGYSKSSSIELYKFDIWARIIDLPIAFHGKVKALASKIGEYVDSEPSSFDFEGNFFRVRVRLDVRNPLKKATSIIRGGEREIFAMKYERLLDWCQVCGFMGHEFKEHGDGVHPPSARDTI; encoded by the coding sequence ATGGGAGGCAACAAGAAGGGAAACATTGAAGATCTGATGAAGGAACTTGCTTTGAAGGGAGACGATCTGTACGATGTTGTCTTTGAGGAGAGTGATGCCCCGGCGGAGGAAGATCTCCGGTGGATGATTCTGGTTCGAGTTCATATGGATAAGGGCTTCAGCACGTACTGGTTTTTCCGCAACATGCGGACTGCTTGGGATCTAGCTAGGGAGGTTAAGATAAAAACCCTAGAAGAGAATCTGTTCCAGATGCAGTTCAACTGCTTGGGTGACTCAGAGACGGTGACGCAGGGCGGGCCGTGGCACTTCAGGGGCAATCCCGTGATCATCGCTCCCTACGACGGCTATTCCAAGTCGTCTTCCATAGAGCTTTATAAGTTTGATATTTGGGCACGCATCATTGATCTGCCTATTGCGTTCCATGGAAAGGTTAAAGCTTTGGCCTCCAAGATTGGCGAGTATGTGGACTCGGAACCCTCGTCTTTTGATTTTGAGGGGAACTTCTTCAGGGTTAGAGTGCGCCTGGACGTTCGAAACCCTCTAAAGAAAGCTACATCTATCATCCGTGGAGGTGAAAGGGAAATTTTTGCTATGAAGTATGAACGCTTGCTGGACTGGTGCCAAGTGTGTGGCTTCATGGGCCACGAGTTCAAAGAGCATGGAGATGGTGTGCACCCTCCTTCGGCTCGAGATACCATATAG